In the Paenibacillus pabuli genome, one interval contains:
- a CDS encoding cysteine desulfurase yields the protein MNPSIREQFPILHQEINGHPLVYLDNAATSQKPLAVINAMKHYYEFENSNVHRGVHTLGSRATDAYEGAREKVAKFINARRTQEIIFTRGTTTALNMVASSYGRSVCKEGDEIVITPMEHHSNLIPWQQVAKATGATLKYIPLQPDGNIDLADVEKTITNKTKIVAIAYVSNVMGVIHPVKQIAEIAHRNGAVMVVDGAQSTPHMKVDVQDLDCDFYALSGHKMCGPTGIGALYGKKALLESMEPVEFGGEMIDDVGLYESNWKELPWKFEGGTPIIAGAVGLGAAIDFLEQIGMDEIAHHESVLAAYATERMAEIDGLTIYGPAKRHVGVVTFNLGDVHPHDVATVLDASGVAIRAGHHCCQPLMRWLQVSSTARASFYLYNNEQDVDRLVSALIQTKEYFGDAT from the coding sequence ATGAACCCATCCATTCGCGAGCAGTTCCCGATCCTCCACCAGGAAATTAACGGACATCCGCTCGTATATTTAGATAATGCAGCGACATCCCAGAAGCCGCTGGCTGTTATCAACGCGATGAAACATTATTATGAATTTGAAAACTCCAATGTGCATCGTGGTGTGCATACACTTGGAAGCCGGGCGACGGATGCCTATGAAGGCGCACGCGAGAAGGTTGCCAAGTTTATCAATGCACGTCGTACACAGGAGATCATTTTCACCCGCGGGACAACAACTGCCCTTAATATGGTGGCTTCGTCCTACGGCCGGTCTGTCTGCAAGGAAGGCGACGAGATCGTTATTACACCGATGGAACACCACAGCAACTTGATTCCATGGCAGCAGGTAGCCAAGGCGACAGGTGCAACATTGAAATACATTCCTCTTCAGCCAGATGGTAATATTGATTTGGCGGATGTGGAGAAGACGATTACGAACAAAACAAAAATTGTAGCTATCGCGTATGTATCCAATGTCATGGGTGTCATACATCCGGTAAAACAAATTGCTGAAATTGCACACCGCAATGGGGCTGTCATGGTTGTAGACGGCGCACAGAGCACTCCGCATATGAAGGTGGACGTACAGGATCTCGACTGTGATTTCTATGCATTGTCTGGCCACAAAATGTGCGGACCAACCGGGATCGGTGCACTTTACGGCAAAAAGGCGCTGCTGGAGTCCATGGAACCGGTTGAGTTCGGCGGTGAAATGATTGATGATGTCGGTCTCTACGAATCCAATTGGAAAGAGCTTCCGTGGAAATTTGAAGGCGGAACCCCAATCATCGCAGGCGCGGTCGGTCTGGGTGCAGCCATCGATTTTCTGGAGCAGATTGGAATGGATGAGATTGCCCATCATGAAAGTGTATTGGCAGCTTACGCAACAGAACGTATGGCAGAGATTGACGGGCTGACCATCTATGGTCCAGCGAAGCGTCATGTTGGCGTAGTCACCTTCAACCTGGGGGATGTACATCCACATGATGTGGCAACGGTTCTGGATGCGAGTGGCGTAGCCATTCGTGCCGGACACCACTGCTGTCAGCCGCTTATGCGCTGGCTGCAAGTCAGCTCAACGGCTCGTGCCAGCTTCTATCTATATAATAATGAACAAGATGTGGACCGACTTGTCAGCGCCTTAATTCAGACAAAGGAGTATTTTGGCGATGCAACTTGA
- the sufD gene encoding Fe-S cluster assembly protein SufD, which yields MTTQTILPVESEALRALSESNNEPGWLTEQRLEALKLASGLALPKLEKQKIERWNVSEYGTYKASEAISSLEEVPASIKDLVQEQAEGSLVIQRNSGTVYSKVAADLAAKGVIFTDLATAVREHGDLVKPYLNTAVKPDEHSLAALHAALWNGGVFLYVPKNVEIEVPLQAVLLTDDASATFAPHVLVVAEANSSVTYVDNYVSGELSAPVFHNGVVEVFVKSGAKVRFASVHQLSTNVTDVSFRRAVVENDGTIEWIVGEMNNGDTASNTMSVLKGNGSSSDSKVIAVGSGSQKINYTTEARHFGKNTPSQMITRAVMREEASAIINGITKIEKGATKADGQQTEKVLMLSPKARGDANPILLIDEDDVTAGHAASVGQVNAEQIHYLMSRGINRTDAERLIIYGFLAPVVADIPLEALRTQLQSLIERKLGQ from the coding sequence ATGACTACACAAACAATTCTTCCGGTTGAATCTGAAGCGCTTCGCGCCTTGTCGGAAAGTAACAATGAACCCGGCTGGTTGACCGAGCAGCGGCTTGAAGCCCTTAAGCTTGCAAGTGGTCTTGCGCTTCCGAAACTGGAAAAACAAAAAATTGAACGCTGGAATGTCAGCGAATATGGCACATACAAAGCAAGTGAAGCTATTTCTTCTCTGGAAGAAGTACCTGCTTCGATCAAGGATCTCGTTCAGGAGCAAGCTGAAGGCAGTCTGGTTATCCAGCGCAATTCCGGCACGGTATACTCCAAGGTAGCTGCTGATCTGGCAGCCAAAGGGGTTATCTTCACGGATCTGGCTACAGCGGTTCGCGAGCATGGTGATCTGGTAAAACCTTACCTGAACACAGCTGTGAAGCCAGATGAGCATTCCCTTGCAGCACTGCATGCGGCTCTTTGGAACGGCGGAGTATTCCTATATGTTCCTAAAAATGTGGAAATTGAAGTTCCACTTCAAGCTGTTTTGCTCACTGATGATGCATCTGCAACATTTGCACCTCACGTGCTCGTCGTTGCTGAGGCGAATAGCTCTGTAACTTACGTGGATAACTATGTTTCGGGCGAACTGTCCGCACCTGTATTCCATAACGGTGTCGTGGAAGTTTTCGTAAAATCCGGTGCAAAAGTACGTTTCGCGTCTGTTCATCAGCTGTCTACGAATGTTACTGACGTTTCCTTCCGCCGTGCAGTGGTTGAGAACGATGGAACAATCGAGTGGATCGTTGGGGAAATGAACAATGGCGATACAGCGAGCAACACGATGTCCGTGCTGAAAGGCAATGGCTCCAGCTCGGATTCGAAAGTTATCGCGGTGGGTTCCGGATCCCAAAAAATTAACTATACAACAGAAGCTCGTCACTTCGGCAAAAACACGCCAAGCCAGATGATTACTCGCGCAGTTATGCGTGAAGAAGCTTCTGCCATCATCAACGGAATCACGAAGATTGAGAAAGGTGCAACCAAAGCGGACGGTCAGCAAACTGAGAAAGTACTGATGCTGAGCCCGAAAGCACGCGGAGATGCCAACCCAATCCTTCTGATCGACGAGGACGATGTTACGGCAGGTCACGCGGCTTCCGTAGGTCAAGTCAATGCTGAACAAATCCATTACTTGATGTCTCGCGGGATTAACCGTACGGATGCTGAACGTCTGATTATCTACGGCTTCCTGGCTCCGGTGGTGGCGGATATTCCTCTGGAAGCACTGCGTACCCAATTGCAGTCTCTCATTGAACGGAAATTGGGACAATGA
- the sufU gene encoding Fe-S cluster assembly sulfur transfer protein SufU has protein sequence MQLDDLYRRVIMDHYKNPRNRGTFDNDAVTVNLNNPTCGDRISLQLLLKDGIVQEAKYTGEGCSISMSSASMMTEAVKGKSMEQALDMANRFSSLMKGEEVDFDDYEDLEALSGVNKFPARIKCATLAWNALRKGIDEEDNVQ, from the coding sequence ATGCAACTTGATGATCTGTACCGGCGTGTCATAATGGACCACTACAAAAATCCGCGTAATCGCGGAACGTTTGACAACGACGCTGTAACGGTGAATTTGAACAATCCAACGTGCGGCGACCGGATTTCATTGCAGCTTTTACTAAAAGACGGAATCGTTCAGGAAGCTAAGTATACGGGAGAAGGCTGTTCCATTAGCATGTCCTCGGCATCGATGATGACGGAGGCTGTTAAAGGCAAATCCATGGAACAGGCACTCGACATGGCTAACCGTTTTTCCTCACTGATGAAAGGGGAAGAAGTCGATTTCGACGATTATGAAGATCTCGAAGCCCTATCCGGTGTGAACAAGTTCCCTGCACGCATCAAATGTGCCACTCTGGCCTGGAATGCATTACGCAAAGGAATTGACGAAGAGGACAATGTACAATAA